A genomic stretch from Flavobacterium humidisoli includes:
- the fabG gene encoding 3-oxoacyl-ACP reductase FabG encodes MKCVLVTGGSRGIGSAICKKLAVESDYHILINYHSNQTAAEETLQEVQKLGATGEILGFNVSNFENVQSVLTAWQEANPEKLVEAIVNNAGITKDGLFMWMTPEDWNGVMNTSVNGFFNVTQFFIQKMLRNKYGRIVNMVSVSGVKGTAGQTNYSAAKGAIVAATKALAQEVAKRNITVNAVAPGFIRTDMTSELDEKELLKLIPVNRFGEAEEVADLVSFLISKKASYITGEIININGGIYS; translated from the coding sequence ATGAAGTGTGTATTAGTAACAGGCGGTTCGAGAGGAATTGGAAGTGCGATTTGTAAAAAACTGGCCGTAGAATCCGATTATCATATTCTGATTAACTATCATTCGAATCAAACAGCTGCCGAAGAAACATTACAAGAAGTACAAAAATTAGGCGCGACAGGAGAAATCTTAGGCTTTAATGTTTCTAATTTTGAAAACGTACAAAGTGTTTTAACTGCTTGGCAGGAAGCAAATCCTGAAAAATTGGTTGAAGCAATTGTCAACAATGCTGGAATTACTAAAGACGGTCTTTTTATGTGGATGACACCAGAAGACTGGAACGGCGTTATGAATACAAGTGTAAACGGTTTCTTTAATGTTACACAATTTTTTATTCAAAAAATGCTACGCAATAAATACGGCCGAATCGTAAATATGGTTTCGGTTTCTGGAGTAAAAGGTACTGCGGGACAAACCAATTATTCGGCTGCAAAAGGTGCAATTGTAGCAGCAACCAAAGCTCTGGCTCAGGAAGTTGCAAAAAGAAATATTACAGTTAATGCTGTAGCCCCAGGTTTTATCAGAACTGATATGACGAGCGAGCTGGACGAAAAAGAATTATTAAAACTTATTCCGGTAAACCGTTTTGGCGAAGCCGAAGAAGTTGCAGATTTGGTAAGCTTTTTGATTTCTAAAAAAGCAAGCTATATTACAGGAGAAATTATCAATATTAACGGCGGAATATATTCTTAA